CCTAGAGAAGTCTGCCCGCGTTGTAGCCAGCAGCCTGACCCCTTCTTTTTGTTTGACCCCACTAAAGAGGTTGTTGCAGAAGCATTAATGGTTGTTGATTAAAGGGTGCGCCCGGCCGTTTGATTGGAAATTGATTGGATGAAGGTTTATCAGAAAAAGGATGAGTTGATTTGAACCGCAAACGCATTAAACCAGGTCCTGACCAGGAGTCGGTTTGGGATTATCCCCGACCGCCTCAATTGGAGGACACGTCTAAACATATTAAAATAATCTTCAACGGGGTCCTTATCGCCGATAGCCATCAGGCCAAGCGAGTTTTGGAGACGAGCCATCCACCCGTATACTATCTTCCGTGGGAAGATATCAAAATGGAGTATCTGTCACTAACCCCCCGGACCACATGGTGTGAATGGAAAGGGCAAGCGGCGTATTATACTGTCAGCCTTGGCGAGTAAGACAAGCTAAGAATAATGACAAAACCTGAAATATTCAGCCAATTGAACCCCTTCCAGGGTAATGAACATCAGCCGTTCTATTGGGATGGTGGCCAACCGGCGGCCTTGTTGGTGCATGGATTTCCCGGCACGCCTGTTGAGATGCGTCCCTTGGCGATGGCGCTCCACCGGGCCGGCTGGTCCGTTTGTGGCCCGCTGCTGCCCGGCTTTGGTCCTCAAGTCGCAACCATCTTTGAGCGCGACTACACCGAATGGGTCGCCGTGGTTGAGACCAAGCTGGCCGAATTGCAACAAAAACATCGGCCGGTGCTGCTGGTCGGCCACTCGATGGGGGGAGCGGTGTCAATTCAAGCCGCGGCCCGCCGTTCTCCCGACGCCCTGGCGCTCACCGCGCCTTTTTGGCAATTGGGCGAGTGGTGGCAGCGCTGGATTTGCCTGCTCGTAAAACCCTTCTTCCGGCAGATACGCCCTTTCAAAAACGCCGATTTTTCAAACCCGGAACTGCGCCGCAATGTTCACAACTTTTTGCCGGATATTGACTTTGACAATCCCGAAACCCGGCAAGGGCTTAGGGATTTGGCCATCCCGGTGCGTATTCTTGAGCAACTGTTGCGCGTGGGCCGGCGCGCTTACCGGGTGGCGCCGCAAGTAAACGCGCCCACTTTGGTTATTCAGGGCAACCGCGATGAAACCGTGCCGGCTAATCGCACGCGCCGTTTGCTCCGGCGATTGCCCGGCCTGGTGCGTTTTGAGGAGATAAACACGGGCCATTATTTGATCCGCCCCGAAGACCCCGGTTGGCCTGCGGTTGAACAGGCTGTTTTGGCCTTTGCCGGGTTTGTGGAAGCGTCATTTGCTCAAAGCGCGGAAAGGAGTCATCATGCTAACCCACCTCTCCTTGAAAAAATCGTTTGAGTTAAAACGTTTGTTGGCGGAGTCATCTCCCCCCATCGTCGTAATGCTGGCCGTATGGGTGGTCGCCATGCTTTCACTGCCCTTGGTGCGGGTAAGTTGGGCAGAAACAGGCGCGCGTTGGGGGATTTTTGCCGGAGTAGTTTTGCAAGCGGGGGTTGTAATTCTCCTGCTTTATCGCCACTGGGGTTTGACGCGCATGTTGGGGACCGTAGCCGGAATAATTGGGCTAACGTGGGGTGTGGAAGCCGTAGGTTCGGCCACAGGGCTGCCGTTTGGCGCGTACCATTACACCGATAAACTGCAACCCCAACTGGCCCATGTGCCGCTGCTCATTCCCCTGGCCTGGCTGATGATGCTCCCCCCGGCCTGGGCCGTGGCTTACCAACTGACCGGGACGACTCGCGGCTGGGCTTTTGTAGGGGTCAGCGCGTTGGCCCTAACGGCCTGGGATCTTTTTTTGGACCCCCAAATGGTGGCCTGGGGTTTGTGGGTGTGGGAAAATCCCGGTGGCTATTTTGGCATTCCCTGGAGTAACTACCTGGGCTGGCTGCTGGCTTCGGCCTTGATTACGGCTTTGCTTCGCCCGCCAAAATTGCCGGTGTACCCGTTACTGTTAATTTACACCATCACCTGGCTCTTAGAAACAATTGGCCTGATTTTTTTCTGGGGGTTGCCCGGCCCGGCGGTGGTGGGCTTTGTGGGGATGGGTAGCCTGGTCTGGCTGGCCTGGTCAAAACAAAGGGAGACGCATTGATTACCACGTTCATCTGGTTTATCATTGGCTTTGGGTGCGGCGCATTGCCTTTTTCGGTGTGGATGGGGCGTCTGGCCCTGCGCGCCGATATCCGCGCTTATGGCGACCACAACCCGGGCGCAAGCAATGTGATCCGGGCCGGAGGCTGGCGCTGGGGCGCGCTGGCTTTATTGTTAGATTATTTTAAGGGGGCTGTTCCGGTAGGCGCGGCCCATTTTTTTATTGGGCTTGAGGGGGTAGCCCTGGCAATGGTGGCCCTGGCCCCGGTGTTGGGCCACGCCTATTCGCCGTTTTTGGGCTTTCGCGGGGGCAAAGCGGTGGCCGCTACATTTGGTATCTGGACCGGCCTCACCCTGGGCGAGGCGCCCCTGGTGTTGGGTTCCCTGCTGGGATTATGGTTTGCCGTTGTCGCTGCTTCCGGGTGGGCCGTGTTGCTGGCCATGGTTGGCCTGCTGATTTATCTTTTGCTCTTTCATCCCGACCCCATCTTGCTCCTGGCGTGGTTGGGCAATACGCTGCTGCTGGTCTGGAAACATCGGGCTGAATTGGTTCAACCGCCGGGCCTGCGTTCCTGGCTCAAAAAGAGGTTGGCGTCATGATCTTTATCCTGCTGTTTGTCACCCTGGCTTTGATCGCCATTGCCTTGATCACCATCGTCAGCGCCATCACCTTTCCCCGGTTGGGCGCGGTCCCCGTTTCAGGCGACTTGCCCCGGGCTTCCGTCCTCATTCCCGCCCGCAACGAGGCGGCCCTCATCGGGCAAACCGTGCGCCGGCTGCTGGCCCAAACCTATCCCCATTTTGAACTCCTCATCCTCAACGACAACTCCACCGACGATACAGCCGCCATCGCCCGCGCCGCCGCCGGCAACGACCCGCGCCTTAAAATTTTAAAGGGCGACCCCCTGCCACCCGGCTGGCTGGGCAAAAACTGGGCCTGCCAACAATTGTCCCAGGCCGCCCGCGCCAACCGGCTCATCTTCACCGATGCCGACGTCATCTGGTCGCCTGACGCCCTGGCGGCCCTTCTAACTGAAATCGAACAATCCCAAGCCGGCCTGCTCACCGTTTGGCCCACGCAACATACTGTCACCTGGGGCGAGCGATTGGTTGTGCCGTTAATGGCCCTGGTGATTATTGGCTATCTGCCCTTGCCGTTGGCGCATCACACCCCCTGGGCCTCGTTTGCCGCCGCCAACGGCCAACTGCTGGCCTTTCGGCGTAAGGCTTACCGGGCTGTTGGCGGCCACGAGTCCGCGCGCGGCGAGATTGTCGAAGACATCATCCTGGCCCGGCGCGTTAAAAAACAGGGGTTTCGTTTGCGGATGGTGGACGGGGCGGGCGTCATCTCTTGCCGGATGTATCAGAGTTGGGCGGAAGTGCGCGATGGTTACGCCAAAAACATCATCGCCGGGTATGGCAACAGCGTTTTCTGGCTGGCCGTGGCCGCGCTTTTTCACTGGCTGGTATTTTTGTTTCCCTGGCTGTGGCTGGCGTTGGGCTGGCTTGGCGGCCTGCCCGGCTGGCCGGTGTGGCCGTTGCTGCTGGTTGGGCTGGGCGTCGGCATCAGGATGCTGACCGCCGCCGTTACCCGCCAGCGTTTAGGCGACGCCTTTTTGCTGCCAATTTCTACGTTGTTGATGACGCGCATCGCGCTCCAGGCGGTGTGGTGGCGCTGGCGTTACGGCGGCCCGCGTTGGAAGGGCCGGACACTAATAAAAACTACTCAGTAGAGGATGTGTTTTATGGCTAAACCCATTATTGTAGTTGGCGCGGGTATTGGCGGCCTGGCCGCGGCCATTCGGCTGGCGGCGGCGGGCCAACCCGTGGTGGTTTTGGAGCAGAACGCCGCTCCGGGCGGCAAAATGGGCGAAATTCAGGCAGATGGTTTTCGCTGGGACACCGGGCCGTCGGTGATTACGATGCGGCACGTTTTGGAAGATTTGTTTGCGGCCGCGGGTCGTCGCCTGGATGATTATTTGACCCTGCTGCCGGTGGACCCCCTCACCCGTTACTTCTATCCCGACGGCGTTAGGCTTGATGTTACGCGCAACCTGCCGGAGATGCTCGGCCAAATTGCGGCTTTGGACGAGCGAGACGTGGAGGGGTACCTGGCTTACCTGGCTTACATCGCCCGGCTGCATCGCCTTACCGGCCCGGTTTTTATTTACAACCAGGCCCCAACCTGGCGCAATTTTTTTAAGGTATCGCCGTTTGACGCCCTGGGGATAGACGGATTGCGCAAGATGAACACCGCCATTTGCGGCTTTGTGCGGTCTCCCCATTTGCGCCAGTTGTTGGGCCGTTTTGCCACGTATGTGGGGGCCAGCCCCTATCAAGCGCCGGCCACGCTCAACGTGATTGCCCATGTAGAATTGAACGGCGGGGTGTGGTATCCCCAAGGCGGCATCTACGCCATTGCCGCAGCCTTAACGCAATTGGCCCAGGAGTTGGGCGTTGACCTGCGCACCCGGCGCCCGGTGCGCCACATCTCTGTGGCCAATGGCGTTGCCAACGGCGTAATTCTGGCCGACGGCGCAAAACTTGCCGCCAGGGCCGTGGTGGCCAATGTTGATGTGGCCACCGTGTATGAGCAGTTGTTGCCTCCAGAGGCGGTCAAACCGAGACGGTTGAAACGCCTGACCAGGGTTGAGCCTTCTTGTTCCGGCTTTATGCTGCTATTGGGCGTTGAAGGAACACATCCTAATTTGGCCCATCACAATATCTTCTTCTCCGCCGATTACCCGCGCGAGTTTGACGAAATCTTTCGCCAGGGCATTCCCCCCACGGAACCCACCATTTATGTGGCTGTCACCGCCAAAACAGACCCAGCCCATGCCCCGGCGGGGGGTGAGAATTGGGCCGTGCTGGTCAATGCGCCGCCATTGGGTAACCAATTTAATTGGCAAACCCAGGCCGCCGGCTACCGCGAACTTATTTTGACTCAATTGGCTAAATTTGGCCTGGATATTCGCCCCAAAATCAGGGCCGAAAAAATGCTCACGCCGGTAGACATTGCCCGCCAAACCGGCGCTCGGCGCGGGGCCTTGTACGGGGCCTCATCAAATAATCCCTTCACCGCGTTTCAGCGTCCACCCAACCGCGCGCCCGAGGTGCGGGGGCTTTACTTTGTGGGCGGCACCACGCATCCCGGTGGCGGCGTGCCGATGGTGATGTTGTCGGGGCAAGTTACGACCAGGCTGGTGCTTGAGGATGGTGTTTAACCAGGCCGGCTCCGGCTACGTTATTGATATTTTTTGAAGCTATATTTTTGGGCCAAATTTACCTTTTCTTCCTGGGGCAGAGCCGTAAAGTACGCTTTCCAGCCGGGGCAAAAATTGATATGCCAGC
The nucleotide sequence above comes from Anaerolineae bacterium. Encoded proteins:
- a CDS encoding alpha/beta fold hydrolase → MTKPEIFSQLNPFQGNEHQPFYWDGGQPAALLVHGFPGTPVEMRPLAMALHRAGWSVCGPLLPGFGPQVATIFERDYTEWVAVVETKLAELQQKHRPVLLVGHSMGGAVSIQAAARRSPDALALTAPFWQLGEWWQRWICLLVKPFFRQIRPFKNADFSNPELRRNVHNFLPDIDFDNPETRQGLRDLAIPVRILEQLLRVGRRAYRVAPQVNAPTLVIQGNRDETVPANRTRRLLRRLPGLVRFEEINTGHYLIRPEDPGWPAVEQAVLAFAGFVEASFAQSAERSHHANPPLLEKIV
- a CDS encoding DUF427 domain-containing protein, producing MNRKRIKPGPDQESVWDYPRPPQLEDTSKHIKIIFNGVLIADSHQAKRVLETSHPPVYYLPWEDIKMEYLSLTPRTTWCEWKGQAAYYTVSLGE
- the crtI gene encoding phytoene desaturase, with translation MAKPIIVVGAGIGGLAAAIRLAAAGQPVVVLEQNAAPGGKMGEIQADGFRWDTGPSVITMRHVLEDLFAAAGRRLDDYLTLLPVDPLTRYFYPDGVRLDVTRNLPEMLGQIAALDERDVEGYLAYLAYIARLHRLTGPVFIYNQAPTWRNFFKVSPFDALGIDGLRKMNTAICGFVRSPHLRQLLGRFATYVGASPYQAPATLNVIAHVELNGGVWYPQGGIYAIAAALTQLAQELGVDLRTRRPVRHISVANGVANGVILADGAKLAARAVVANVDVATVYEQLLPPEAVKPRRLKRLTRVEPSCSGFMLLLGVEGTHPNLAHHNIFFSADYPREFDEIFRQGIPPTEPTIYVAVTAKTDPAHAPAGGENWAVLVNAPPLGNQFNWQTQAAGYRELILTQLAKFGLDIRPKIRAEKMLTPVDIARQTGARRGALYGASSNNPFTAFQRPPNRAPEVRGLYFVGGTTHPGGGVPMVMLSGQVTTRLVLEDGV
- a CDS encoding carotenoid biosynthesis protein, with the translated sequence MLTHLSLKKSFELKRLLAESSPPIVVMLAVWVVAMLSLPLVRVSWAETGARWGIFAGVVLQAGVVILLLYRHWGLTRMLGTVAGIIGLTWGVEAVGSATGLPFGAYHYTDKLQPQLAHVPLLIPLAWLMMLPPAWAVAYQLTGTTRGWAFVGVSALALTAWDLFLDPQMVAWGLWVWENPGGYFGIPWSNYLGWLLASALITALLRPPKLPVYPLLLIYTITWLLETIGLIFFWGLPGPAVVGFVGMGSLVWLAWSKQRETH
- a CDS encoding glycosyltransferase, whose product is MIFILLFVTLALIAIALITIVSAITFPRLGAVPVSGDLPRASVLIPARNEAALIGQTVRRLLAQTYPHFELLILNDNSTDDTAAIARAAAGNDPRLKILKGDPLPPGWLGKNWACQQLSQAARANRLIFTDADVIWSPDALAALLTEIEQSQAGLLTVWPTQHTVTWGERLVVPLMALVIIGYLPLPLAHHTPWASFAAANGQLLAFRRKAYRAVGGHESARGEIVEDIILARRVKKQGFRLRMVDGAGVISCRMYQSWAEVRDGYAKNIIAGYGNSVFWLAVAALFHWLVFLFPWLWLALGWLGGLPGWPVWPLLLVGLGVGIRMLTAAVTRQRLGDAFLLPISTLLMTRIALQAVWWRWRYGGPRWKGRTLIKTTQ
- a CDS encoding glycerol-3-phosphate acyltransferase produces the protein MITTFIWFIIGFGCGALPFSVWMGRLALRADIRAYGDHNPGASNVIRAGGWRWGALALLLDYFKGAVPVGAAHFFIGLEGVALAMVALAPVLGHAYSPFLGFRGGKAVAATFGIWTGLTLGEAPLVLGSLLGLWFAVVAASGWAVLLAMVGLLIYLLLFHPDPILLLAWLGNTLLLVWKHRAELVQPPGLRSWLKKRLAS